The following are encoded together in the Acidobacteriota bacterium genome:
- a CDS encoding MFS transporter — protein MDKTPDQKVALVIATLAAFFIPFMGSSVNIAIPTIGEHFGMDAVSLSWVATSFLLAAAMFLLPFGRLADIHGRKRVFAWGIAIYTLASFLSAIAPSGLTLILFRGLQGLGGAMIFSTGIAILTSVYPQEERGKVLGFSVGAVYLGLSFGPSIGGFLTEQFGWRSVFLVHVPIGLLIVSLIAAKLKGEWADARGESFDWVGSLIYTISLMGVVYGLSLLPQALGGWLALAGGAGLILFVGWELKVDSPLMNIKLFQTSTIFAYSNLAALIHYSATFSVGFLLSLYLQYIQGYGAQNAGIILIAQPIVMAVFSPYAGRLSDRIEPRMVASIGMALTALGLFLLVLLDSGTGVGMVIANLILLGIGFALFSSPNTNAVMSSVDKKYFGVASGTLGTMRLTGQMLSMGIATLIFAVYIGRVQITPEQYPMFLKSTQVAFLISGLLCLIGILASLARGKLRAAD, from the coding sequence TTGGACAAGACCCCCGATCAAAAAGTCGCCCTGGTCATCGCCACCCTGGCCGCCTTCTTCATCCCCTTCATGGGATCCTCGGTGAATATCGCCATACCTACCATCGGCGAGCATTTCGGCATGGACGCGGTTTCGCTGAGCTGGGTGGCCACCTCGTTTCTGCTGGCGGCCGCCATGTTTCTTCTGCCCTTCGGGAGGCTGGCGGACATCCATGGCCGCAAACGCGTCTTTGCCTGGGGTATCGCCATCTACACCCTGGCTTCCTTCCTTTCGGCCATTGCGCCTTCGGGATTGACGCTGATCCTGTTTCGAGGGCTCCAGGGGCTGGGGGGGGCCATGATCTTCAGCACCGGGATCGCGATCCTGACCTCCGTTTACCCGCAGGAGGAGCGGGGCAAGGTGTTGGGTTTCAGCGTGGGGGCCGTCTACCTGGGACTGAGCTTCGGTCCCTCCATCGGCGGGTTTCTGACCGAGCAGTTCGGCTGGCGGTCGGTGTTCCTGGTGCACGTCCCTATCGGACTGCTGATCGTTTCGCTGATCGCGGCCAAGCTCAAGGGGGAGTGGGCCGACGCCCGAGGGGAGAGCTTCGACTGGGTGGGTTCTCTGATCTACACCATTTCACTGATGGGGGTGGTCTACGGGCTCTCCCTGCTGCCCCAAGCGCTGGGAGGCTGGCTGGCCCTGGCCGGAGGCGCCGGGCTGATCCTGTTTGTGGGATGGGAACTGAAGGTCGACAGTCCGCTGATGAACATCAAGCTGTTCCAGACCAGTACCATATTTGCCTACTCCAACCTGGCCGCCCTGATTCACTACAGCGCCACCTTTTCGGTGGGATTCCTGCTGAGCCTCTACCTGCAATACATACAGGGCTACGGGGCCCAGAACGCCGGCATCATCCTGATCGCCCAACCGATCGTGATGGCCGTCTTTTCTCCCTACGCCGGAAGGCTCTCGGACCGCATCGAGCCCAGGATGGTGGCCTCCATCGGAATGGCCTTGACGGCCCTGGGACTGTTCCTGCTGGTCCTGCTCGACAGCGGGACCGGCGTCGGGATGGTCATTGCCAATCTGATCCTTCTCGGAATCGGGTTCGCCCTGTTTTCCTCGCCCAACACCAATGCCGTCATGAGCTCGGTGGACAAGAAATATTTCGGAGTGGCCTCCGGCACCCTGGGGACCATGCGGTTAACGGGGCAAATGCTCAGCATGGGCATCGCCACCCTGATTTTCGCCGTTTATATCGGCAGAGTGCAGATCACGCCCGAGCAGTATCCGATGTTTCTGAAAAGCACCCAGGTGGCCTTCCTGATTTCCGGCCTGCTCTGTCTGATCGGCATCCTGGCCTCCCTGGCCCGGGGGAAATTGCGGGCTGCTGATTGA